The region GCGGTGTGCGTCGGCGGAGTGATCGCCGTCTTCCCCGGACCGGCCGGCTCGGCGGGGTGGGGCTCGGGCAGCTCGCTCATCGGGTCGCGCCTTTCGTAGCGGTGGGTGCGGGGGCAGGAGCGGGGGGCGTGGCACCGGACAGTTCGGCGCCGATCGCCTCGGCCGTCCGCAGGATCAACGGCCGCAGCCGCAGCAGCTCTTCCGCGGTGACCACCACGTTGGGCGCCGACACCGACATGGCCGCGCAGACCCGTCCGTCGGGGCCGCGCAGCGGGGCGCCGACGCAGTTGATGGACTCCTCGTGGCCGCCCAGGTCGCTGGCCCAGCCCTGGTCGCGCACCCGGGCCAGCTCGGCGAGGAAGGCGCCCGCGTCCGGTGTCGAACGCGGGGTGTAGCGCGGGTAGTCCAGGCCTTCCGCGACCGCCCGGCGCTCCGGCTCCGGCAGGTCGGCGAGCAGCAGTTTGGCGACGGCGGCGACCGTGATGGCGACCGGGCGGCCGATCCGCGAGTACATACGGACCGGGTAGCGGCTCTCCACCTTGTCGATGTAGACGACCTCGCCCTGCTCGTAGACCGCCAGGTGCACGGTGTGGCCGGTGCGTTCGTTGAGCGCGGCCAGGTGCGGGTGGGCGATGCCGCGGATGTCCAGTGCCTCGACGGCCTGCTGGGCGAGCGCGAACAGCCGGGCGCCGAGCCGGTAGCGCTGGTCCTGCTGGCGGTAGACCAGGCCGTGTTCGTGCAGGGTGCGCAGCAGCCGCAGCGCGGTGGACTTGTGCACGTCGAGCCGGGTGGCGACCTGTTCCAGGCTCGCGGGGCCCTCGGCGAGCAGCGGCAGGATGCTCAGCGCGCGATCGACCGTCTGGCTCACCGCTCGGCCTCCTGTTCGCGGTCCCGGCCCTGGTCCGTCCAGCCGGGGCCGAGTCGCAGTCTGCCCCATGCGGTGTCGTCCAGTGCGGCAAGGGCGTCGGCGTGCGCGCGGGCGGGCGGCGGCGCGAGGTCGCCCGGCACGATCAGCGCGGCGGCGGCCAGCAGGTGCCCGTGCCGCAGCCGGTCGCGCAGCGGCAGCCCGCGCAGGGTCGCGGACAGGAAGCCGGCCGCGAAGGCGTCGCCCGCGCCGACGTGGGCGACGACGTCCACGGCCGGCGCCGGTACGCGGACCCGCTCGCCGCCGCTGAAGACGGTGGCGCCTGCCGCGCCCTGCTTGACGACCACCGTCGCCGGCTCGGGCAGCGCGGCCCGGATCGCGTCGGCGTCCGCGAGGCCCCAGGCGGCCTGCGCCTCGTCCTCGCCGACGAAGACCAGGTCGCAGCCGCGGGCGAGTTCGGCCAGCAGCCACGGGTCGGCGCCGTGCCACAGCGCGGGCCGGTGGTTGACGTCGAAGGACACCAGCGGGCGGCCCGGCTCGCGGTGGGTGAGCCGCCGCATCAGCGCCTTGCAGGTGGCCGACAGGGCGCAGGTGATCCCGGTCAGGTGCAGCACCCGCCCGGCCCACACGTCCGCGCGCCGCACCAGCGCGGGCGACAGCGCGGAGGCGGCGGAGCCCTTGCGGTAGTAGACGACCTCGGCGCGGTCCTGGGCGGCGTCCAGGGTGGTCGCGCGTTCGCCCGCGGTACGGAAGTAGACGCCGGTGGGCCGGTGCGGGTCGCGCTGGACGGCGCCGACGTCGACACCGGCGCCGGCGATGGTGTCGACCAGGTGGTCGCCGAAGCCGTCGCTGCCGACCCGGCTGACCCAGCGGGCGGTGTGCCCGGTACGCGCCAGGGTGCACGCGACGTTCGACTCGGCGCCGCCGATGGTCCGCCGGAAGGCGGGCACGTCGGCCAGCCGCCCGGCCCGGCTCGGCACGAAGGTGACCATGGACTCCCCCAGGCATACGACGTCCACGCTCGGCGTCACGCTCACGCTCGCTCTCACTGGGGTAACTGCACAGGGGTAACTGCTGGGGTACGGGTCCGCGCCGTTGACCAGGCGCAGGCCCGGATGTTAGACAGCTCGAAACACGATACGCAATGGCCGTTGCACATGGTGCAACGCACTGCGGGGTACGGAGGGTGCATGGACGTCGTCGCCGAACGGGTCGCCGCGCTGCGCGAGGAACGTATCGACCACCGTTTCAAGGGCCTGCCGCCGGACGCCGAGGGGCTCACCGTCGGCGAACTCGCCGGCCAGCGGCGCACCCTCACCGACGGCGGCTTCACCACCCCGCTGCTCGTGCTGTCCGCCGACGCTCTGGACCACAACCTCGCCGTCCTGGAGCGCTGGACGGACGAGCACGGCCTCGCCTTCGCCCCGCACGGCAAGACGTCGATGGCCCCGCAGCTCTTCGCCCGCCAGCTCGAACGCGGCGCCTGGGGCATCACCGTCGCCGTACCCCACCAGCTGCGGGTCTGCCGCGCCTTCGGCGTCCCCCGGGTCTTCCTGGCCAACGAACTCGTCGACCCGGTCGCGCTGCGCTGGCTCGGCGCCGAACTGGACGCCGACCCCGGCTTCGAGTTCGTCTGCTACGTCGACTCCGTGCGCGGCGTCCGGCTCATGGACGAGGCGCTGCGGGCCGCGGGCACCCGGCGCCGGGTGGACGTCGTGATCGAACTCGGCGCCGGTGAGGGCGCGCGGACCGGGGCGCGCACCGAGGCGGACTGCGCCGCCGTCGCCGGGGCGGTCGCGGCGGCGGACCGGCTGCGGCTCGTCGGCGTCGCGGGCTACGAGGGCGAGGTGCCGGGCGCCGACCCCGAGCGGGTACGGGCCTGGCTGCGGCGGCTGGTCGCGCTCGCGGCGGAGCTGGACCGCGGCGGGGCCTTCGCCGGGGCCGAGCGGATCGTGGTCAGCGCGGGGGGCTCCGCGTGGTTCGACGCGGTCGCGGATGTCTTCGGCGGTATCGGCGCGATGTCCCTGCCGGTGCTGCGGCTGCTGCGGTCGGGCGCGTACGTCACGCACGACGACACGCACTACGCCCGGGTGACGCCCTTCACCCGGGTGCCCGGGCACCTGGAGCCGGCCTTCCGGCTGTGGGCCCAGGTGGTCTCCCGGCCGGCGCCGGGGCAGGCCTTCCTCAACGCGGGCAAGCGCGACGCGCCCTACGACCTCGGGCTTCCCACACCGCTGGCGGTGCGCTCGCCCGAAGGCCTGCGGGCCGCCCCCGACGGCCTCCGCGTCAGCGGCATCTCCGACCAGCACCTGTGGCTCGACGTCCCGGCCGCCGACCCGCTCCAGGTCGGCGACACCGTGTGCCTCGGGCTCTCCCACCCCTGCACGACCTTCGACAAATGGCCCCTCATCCCGGTCGCCACCCCCGACGGCACGATCACGGACTACATCCGCACCTTCTTCTAGCGGCTCCTCCGCCCCCGAGGGCAGCACACCGGGGGCGCGGGAAACCGCGCGCGCGACCACGACGGCGCGGAGGCCGGGAGCGCACCGCACGTGGCAACCCCTGAGGGGCGCGGGGAGCTGCCCGACCAGCCACAACGGTGGGAAGGCAGCGCAGCCACCGCAAGCGGCAATCACCCAGGGCCGCGAGGGCAGCGCAAGTGCGGGCCCCCACAGCCGCCCCGCAGGGGCGTCGTAAGGTCGGGACATGGACCTGGTCGTGCGGGGCGCGCGGATTGTGGACGGGAGCGGGTCACCCGCCTACGCGGGCGACGTCGGCATCGAGGCCGGCCGCATCGTCGAGGTGCGCCGGGAAGGCGAACCGCGGGCGAGCGCCAAGCGGACCCTCGACGCCCGCGGCCTCGCGCTGGCGCCCGGCTTCATCGACATGCACGCGCACAGCGACCTGGCCCTGCTCACCGACCCCGCCCACGAGGCGAAGGCGGCCCAGGGCGTCACCCTGGAGGTCCTCGGCCAGGACGGCCTGTCGTACGCCCCGGCCGACGACCGCACCCTCGACACGCTGCGCACCCTCATCGCGGGCTGGAACGGCGACGGCTCGGACGTCACCTTCGACTGGCGCACCGTCGGCGGCTACCTGGACCGGCTGGACGAGGGCGTCGCGGTCAACGCCGCCTACCTCGTACCGCAGGGCACCGTCAGGATGATGGCGGTCGGCTGGGAGGACAGGCCCGCCGCCCCGGCCGAGCTGGACCGGATGAGGGAGCTGGTCGCGGAGGGCCTGGCGCAGGGCGCGGTGGGGATGTCGTCGGGGCTGACGTACACCCCGGGGATGTACGCGCCGGACGCCGAGCTGACCGAGCTGTGCCGGGTGGTCGCGGCGTACGGCGGCTACTACTGCCCGCACCACCGCTCCTACGGCGCCGGGGCGCTGGAGGCGTACCGGGAGATGATCGCGCTGACCCGGGCGGCGGGCTGCCCGCTGCACCTGGCGCACGCGACGATGAACTTCGACGTCAACGCGGGCCGCGCCCCCGACCTGCTGGCGCTGCTGGACGAGGCGCTGGCGGACGGCGCCGACATCACGCTGGACAGCTATCCGTACACCGCGGGCTGTACGACGCTGGCGGCGCTGCTGCCGAGCTGGGCGGCGGTCGGCGGCCCCGACGCGACGCTGGCCCGGCTGCGCGACGGGCCGACGGCGGAACGCATCAGGCACGCCCTTGAGGTGACCGGTTCCGACGGCAGCCACGGGGTGCCGATGGACTGGTCCACGATCGAGGTCTCCGGCACCGCGGACCCGGCCCTGGCCGGCCGGGTCGGCACCCGGCTCGACGGCTGGCCCGCGGCCCGCGCGCTGCTGCTGGCCGACCGGCTCGGTACGACGATCCTCCAGCACGTCGGCGACGAGCGGAACGTCCGTACGGTGATGCGGCACCGCACCCACACCGCGGGATCGGACGGCATCCTGCACGGCGCCAAGCCGCACCCGCGGGCGTACGGCACTTTCCCGCACTACCTGGGCCACTACGTGCGCGAGCTGGGCGTCCTCACACTTGAGGAGTGCGTCGCCCACCTGACGGGCCGCCCCGCCGCCCGGCTGCGGCTGCCCGACCGCGGGCTGGTCCGCGCGGGCCACCGCGCCGACCTGGTGCTGTTCGACCCGGCGACGGTCGCGGCGGGGGCGACGTACGACCGCCCGCGCGCCCTGCCGGCCGGCATCCCGCACGTGCTGATCGACGGCAGGTTCGTCATCGAGGACGGCCGGCGGACCGATGTGCTGGCGGGCCGCTCGGTGCGGCGGACCGCCCCGCGGTGACCGGGTCCCGCCGCCCCCGGGGTGGCGAAAAACACCGCGCGGCCGACGTAACGTGGCCGTAAGGTGACCGGCATGCAGGTGATCCAGTCCACGAAGCTCGCAAATGTCTGTTACGAGATCCGGGGTCCGGTTCTTGAGGAGGCGATGCGGCTGGAGGCGGCCGGGCACCGCATCCTCAAGCTGAACACCGGGAATCCGGCCGGATTCGGGTTCGAGTGCCCGCCCGAGATCCTTGAGGACATGCTGCGCTCCCTGAAGGACGCGCATGGCTACGGCGACGCCAAGGGCCTGTTGTCGGCGCGGCGGGCGGTGATGCAGCACTACCAGACCAAGGGCATCCCGCTGGACGTCGAGGACATCTACCTCGGCAACGGCGTGTCCGAACTGATCCAGATGTCGATGCAGGCCCTGCTCGACGACGGCGACGAGGTGCTGGTCCCGGCGCCCGACTACCCGCTGTGGACCGCCTCGGTCTCGCTGGCCGGCGGCACCGCGGTGCACTACCGGTGCGACGAGCAGTCCGACTGGATGCCGGACCTCGCCGACATCGAGCGCAAGGTGACCGACCGCACCAAGGCGATCGTCATCATCAACCCGAACAACCCGACCGGCGCCGTCTACGACGACGAGATGCTGCGCGGCCTCACCGACATCGCGCGCCGGCACCGGTTGGTGGTCTGCTCCGACGAGATCTACGACAAGATCCTCTACGACGACGTCACCCACACCCCGACCTCGGCGATCGCGCCCGACCTGCTCACCCTGACCTTCAACGGCCTGTCCAAGGCCTACCGGGTGGCCGGCTACCGCAGCGGCTGGATGGCCGTGTGCGGCCCCAAGTCCCAGGCGGGCAGCTACATAGAGGGCCTGACGATCCTGGCCAACATGCGGCTGTGCGCCAACATGCCGGCCCAGCACGCCATCGCGACCGCGCTCGGCGGCCACCAGTCGATCACCTCGCTGGTCCTGCCCGGCGGCCGGCTGCTGGCCCAGCGCGACGCCACGTATGCGGCGCTCACCGCGATCCCCGGCGTGACCTGCGTCAAGCCCAAGGGCGCGCTGTACGCCTTCCCGCGGCTGGACCCGCAGGTCTACAAGATCAAGGACGACCGGCAGATGGTGCTCGACCTGCTGCGGGCCGAGAAGATCATGATCGTGCACGGGACCGGGTTCAACTGGATCGAACCCGACCACTTCCGGATCGTCACGCTGCCGCGCGCGGAGGACCTGACCGAGGCGATCGGCCGTATCGGCCGCTTCCTGGACGGCTACGCGCAGCCGTAGC is a window of Streptomyces sp. NBC_01477 DNA encoding:
- a CDS encoding IclR family transcriptional regulator gives rise to the protein MSQTVDRALSILPLLAEGPASLEQVATRLDVHKSTALRLLRTLHEHGLVYRQQDQRYRLGARLFALAQQAVEALDIRGIAHPHLAALNERTGHTVHLAVYEQGEVVYIDKVESRYPVRMYSRIGRPVAITVAAVAKLLLADLPEPERRAVAEGLDYPRYTPRSTPDAGAFLAELARVRDQGWASDLGGHEESINCVGAPLRGPDGRVCAAMSVSAPNVVVTAEELLRLRPLILRTAEAIGAELSGATPPAPAPAPTATKGATR
- a CDS encoding sugar kinase; translation: MSVTPSVDVVCLGESMVTFVPSRAGRLADVPAFRRTIGGAESNVACTLARTGHTARWVSRVGSDGFGDHLVDTIAGAGVDVGAVQRDPHRPTGVYFRTAGERATTLDAAQDRAEVVYYRKGSAASALSPALVRRADVWAGRVLHLTGITCALSATCKALMRRLTHREPGRPLVSFDVNHRPALWHGADPWLLAELARGCDLVFVGEDEAQAAWGLADADAIRAALPEPATVVVKQGAAGATVFSGGERVRVPAPAVDVVAHVGAGDAFAAGFLSATLRGLPLRDRLRHGHLLAAAALIVPGDLAPPPARAHADALAALDDTAWGRLRLGPGWTDQGRDREQEAER
- a CDS encoding alanine racemase, encoding MDVVAERVAALREERIDHRFKGLPPDAEGLTVGELAGQRRTLTDGGFTTPLLVLSADALDHNLAVLERWTDEHGLAFAPHGKTSMAPQLFARQLERGAWGITVAVPHQLRVCRAFGVPRVFLANELVDPVALRWLGAELDADPGFEFVCYVDSVRGVRLMDEALRAAGTRRRVDVVIELGAGEGARTGARTEADCAAVAGAVAAADRLRLVGVAGYEGEVPGADPERVRAWLRRLVALAAELDRGGAFAGAERIVVSAGGSAWFDAVADVFGGIGAMSLPVLRLLRSGAYVTHDDTHYARVTPFTRVPGHLEPAFRLWAQVVSRPAPGQAFLNAGKRDAPYDLGLPTPLAVRSPEGLRAAPDGLRVSGISDQHLWLDVPAADPLQVGDTVCLGLSHPCTTFDKWPLIPVATPDGTITDYIRTFF
- a CDS encoding N-acyl-D-amino-acid deacylase family protein, whose protein sequence is MDLVVRGARIVDGSGSPAYAGDVGIEAGRIVEVRREGEPRASAKRTLDARGLALAPGFIDMHAHSDLALLTDPAHEAKAAQGVTLEVLGQDGLSYAPADDRTLDTLRTLIAGWNGDGSDVTFDWRTVGGYLDRLDEGVAVNAAYLVPQGTVRMMAVGWEDRPAAPAELDRMRELVAEGLAQGAVGMSSGLTYTPGMYAPDAELTELCRVVAAYGGYYCPHHRSYGAGALEAYREMIALTRAAGCPLHLAHATMNFDVNAGRAPDLLALLDEALADGADITLDSYPYTAGCTTLAALLPSWAAVGGPDATLARLRDGPTAERIRHALEVTGSDGSHGVPMDWSTIEVSGTADPALAGRVGTRLDGWPAARALLLADRLGTTILQHVGDERNVRTVMRHRTHTAGSDGILHGAKPHPRAYGTFPHYLGHYVRELGVLTLEECVAHLTGRPAARLRLPDRGLVRAGHRADLVLFDPATVAAGATYDRPRALPAGIPHVLIDGRFVIEDGRRTDVLAGRSVRRTAPR
- a CDS encoding pyridoxal phosphate-dependent aminotransferase codes for the protein MQVIQSTKLANVCYEIRGPVLEEAMRLEAAGHRILKLNTGNPAGFGFECPPEILEDMLRSLKDAHGYGDAKGLLSARRAVMQHYQTKGIPLDVEDIYLGNGVSELIQMSMQALLDDGDEVLVPAPDYPLWTASVSLAGGTAVHYRCDEQSDWMPDLADIERKVTDRTKAIVIINPNNPTGAVYDDEMLRGLTDIARRHRLVVCSDEIYDKILYDDVTHTPTSAIAPDLLTLTFNGLSKAYRVAGYRSGWMAVCGPKSQAGSYIEGLTILANMRLCANMPAQHAIATALGGHQSITSLVLPGGRLLAQRDATYAALTAIPGVTCVKPKGALYAFPRLDPQVYKIKDDRQMVLDLLRAEKIMIVHGTGFNWIEPDHFRIVTLPRAEDLTEAIGRIGRFLDGYAQP